In a genomic window of Candidatus Paceibacterota bacterium:
- a CDS encoding prepilin-type N-terminal cleavage/methylation domain-containing protein: MFNLFKKYSEKGFTFIELLAAMIALSIGILSVIAISSKSYSAISFQKNKLIATYLAKEGIEHVRAMRNENWLYKDESDCNRDFVVTKCCDQDKNPTCDIDEDGQVKEDGGDCDWRCGDESNPASSYQPNCILGAPRHVEGSIYYVYTKDLMRYGNSWLCVVASTTSETAPTSCKDYGYSHGSNIKRLLVVDRTKDLNQDGNPNNDLLVQSIVCWQQGGRWQEVVIEDHLFNWKK; encoded by the coding sequence ATGTTTAATTTATTTAAAAAATATAGCGAGAAAGGATTTACTTTTATTGAACTTTTAGCTGCGATGATTGCGTTGTCCATCGGAATTTTATCTGTAATTGCAATTTCTTCAAAAAGTTATTCTGCAATTTCTTTCCAAAAAAATAAGCTCATCGCTACTTATTTAGCAAAAGAGGGGATAGAACATGTTCGTGCTATGCGTAATGAAAATTGGCTCTATAAAGACGAATCAGATTGTAACCGAGATTTTGTTGTTACTAAGTGTTGCGATCAAGATAAAAATCCTACTTGTGATATTGATGAAGATGGCCAGGTAAAAGAAGATGGAGGGGATTGCGATTGGAGATGTGGTGACGAAAGTAACCCCGCGAGTTCCTATCAGCCAAATTGTATCCTTGGTGCTCCACGGCACGTAGAGGGTTCTATTTATTATGTATACACCAAGGACTTGATGCGCTATGGAAATTCTTGGTTATGTGTTGTAGCATCTACTACTAGTGAAACTGCTCCGACCAGTTGTAAAGATTATGGATATTCGCATGGCTCAAATATTAAACGGCTTTTAGTAGTTGATAGAACTAAAGATTTAAACCAAGACGGAAATCCAAACAATGATCTTTTAGTTCAATCAATTGTTTGTTGGCAGCAAGGCGGAAGATGGCAAGAAGTAGTAATTGAAGACCATCTTTTTAACTGGAAGAAGTAA